In Pseudomonadota bacterium, the genomic window CAGGAAGGGGATAAGGACTGGCAATTTACCTTTGGCAACACAGTCGCCTCATTGCTCGAAGACCAACTCCAGGAAGGATCATGGGGTAATTCCTTTATCCACACAGTGCATCGGCTATTTGGTCTGCATCTGACCGTAAGACAGCCGACAGACTATATAAATAGAGCGCTTGACTGGCTTCTCAACCATACAAAACATGCTGACGAGCATGAAAAATTGGTTCTCGCTGACCTCCATGGACTTCCCTTTGCGCCGGGTAATCCATACTTTCTTTATACGGGGATGGTCCTCTTTCTGGCTACTACATTCGGTCGTGGCAGCACCCCGGAGGTTATCACACTATACCAGGGGCTCTTACAACAGATTCTTCGTAATGCAAGTTCCTGGGACAATTACGGAGATATTAATAACATTCTCAGAGCCTTTGTTGTGCATCCTGAATTTGCAAAGAGCGCTGCAACAATGCTCATAGTGGAAGGCATGTCAAAAATTCAGGAAGACTCGGGAATGTGGACAAATTCCGTTCCTTTTTACCAAATGGTAAACGCATTGGCTCATCTCAACCTTCCTCCGGCAGACAGGCAACTGGAGAAGGCCTTTCTGCTGCTTGCCCGGACACAGAATTCCGATGGTACCTGGGGTGATAATGAAAAAGAGTGGAATACTTTTCTTATTGTTCATGCGATGAGAAACAAGAAAATACTGGAATAGATTATCTGTAAATAAAGTTGATAATGGAGGAGAAATCAGGAATGAAAATTCATGAGCTTATATGTCCACAATGCGGGAATACGCAGCAAGTTGAAGTCCGGGATTCCCTGCGATCATCAATGTTCCCCTGCTTTATCACAATATGAACCGGCGATACTGCGTCCAATACTATCCACCGGAATCAATTGAAGATGATAAGTTCATGGACCAGTTTACTACGGATGGGAAATGGAGCTTCAGGGATATTCCGGAAATAGTAAATAATGACCTTAACTATATGGGAGATCCCCACATCGTTTTCAGCCTTTTTGATATGATCCAATATATAAAGTTTCGGGACAGACTGTATGAGGTAGCTGAACGGAAAAATAGATGAAACAGAAAATCATTCATATAATATTGAATTATCCTGTTATAGTCTCTTTTACATGCTTTGGCAACCATTGCTCTCAAGTAATTTAATAACTCCTCACCGCTTATTGCGACCAAAATAAGAATTTTTACTGGATAGCAATAAGAGAGTATATCTCTCACCGAGAGGATTTTTAATGGAAACCGCCCGTTCTTGCCGTAGGAAGTGAATTCTCCGACACTGTGGCGGAGAATCTGTAAATCAAGAACCGGCAACAGTTTAGAAGAATTTAAAAATTTTCCAAATCTGTCCCTTTTTTCCCCAAAGTCAAGAATATGTTAGATGAATTTCTAAGAAACCAGTTTAAAATGTTGACGGACATATAACAAGGCGGGATAAGGCTTTCCGGGGAGTTTGCTATTTTGCGTCCACAGTGGACGCAAAATGAAAAAGGTCTCACGGCTGTATGAAAAATAATACCGCCGATAAATATTTGCAAGTAACGGTTCAATTTGCCGAAGGCAAATAAATGAAAAGAAACATTTCTTTTCATTTATTTTTTTAATACTGAATTTTAACAATCATTTTGACAGATTCATTTTTATTGGTATAATATACCAATGGCCACCGAATTAGTCCATCACACCAAAGTTACTGATGAAAAAGGAAATACTCTTGAGATTAAAATATGGAAGATTTCAAAGCCTACAAAGGACAAACCTCACGGATATCGTTATTCCCTTGCATATATTGTGGATGGTAAAAGAGTGGTGGGGTATGATAACGGTGAAAGAAAGGGAGATCACAGACACATGGGAAATAAGCAGGAAGATTACGAATTCACCAGTATTGATAGACTCTTCAACGATTTCTTTGAAGATGTCAGGAGGTTTCTGAAATGAAAGCAAAGAAAGTAATCGTCGGAATTAAAGGGGTCAAAGAAGCTCTTGATGAAGCAAAAGATGTTTTGAAGAAAGTGGCAAAGAACGAAAAGGTAAAAAAAGAAGTCGGTGTCTATTTTTCAAGTTTTGAGGCATTCAGAAAGGCATTGACACCAAAGAGACTTGAGCTTCTCCACACTATAAAAACAGACAATCCAAAATCTATCAACGAGCTTGCACGTATTACAAAAAGAGATATCAAGAACGTCGCTGACGACATCAAATACCTGGAACAGATAGGGTTTATAGAGAAACGGGTCGGAGAGAAAGAAATAAAACCGTCAATAAGTTACGACATGATTGCACTGGAAATAGCAATTTAAGTCCAGCCATACTTCAGGCCTCTACCGAGGAAAAACAAGGCAGGATAAGGCTTGATGGGGAGTTTTTATTTTGCTGTAACAGTTACATCAAAATAAAGAAAGGTCTCGCACCTGAATGAAAAATTCCTCCGCCGATAAAATTTTCCTTGCATTTTTATGAAGTTTGGAGGTAACGTTTCAATTTGCCGAAGGCAAGAAATTGAAGAAAAAAAGGGGCGGCATCACGGGGATCAATAAACAAAATTGGTTTTATTTTGGCAGGGGAAGGATATTTATATAGTTGTAGACTTTCCGTGTCAATATTCAAATGTCTAGGGCTGACCCTGATGCTCTTTTCTCAATGAGTGAAACAAGCGTGATAGATCAGCTAGATAAACTCCTCCAGAGTCGTTATCATGGGGCAACAAACATAACTGGAATCCGGTACCAGCTGCTTTATTCCTTGTTTCGATCTTTTGATCTGTATCGGGATAACCCCCCGGACAGCATTCAGTTGGAAGGTCTTGAAGATATTGATGTTAAAGGGCATCGAAAAATTGAGCTGGGTGGCTTAAGGATATTAAGCCAGTATGTGCAGGTCAAAACTTCGAAAAATGCGTGGGACTGGGATAAATTTCAAGCCTCAAGAATCATAGAGAATTTTTACCTCATCTGGCAGGTTGAACCGGCATCCACATTGGTAGTAGTAACCAATTTCGGGTTCAGGGGAAAGCTGGATGAGTTCGTGAAATTTTGTAACAGCCAATATAAGTCTTTGCCAACCACCATTACCAAAGATCTCCATCGTATTCTTGCAAAGGCTGGTTATTACGAAATCGATGTTATGAAAATGAGTAATCAAATCTCTTTTGTGCGCTTTTCTGAGGAAGAGCTTTTAGAAGCTACGCTTGCATCTATTGTTACTCACTTCAATTTGACTGTCCCTAATACCAACTTGTATTTAATGGTACTCCTTAACAAATTTCTCGATATGGCTTCGCGACGCGAAACAATAACCGTTCGTGATATCGAAAATCTAAGACTCTTTGTCCAAGAGCAAATAGAAATAGGGCCAACCAACCTTGCTATTCAAAATGGATCTCTGGAGCATTTAAGGTTTGCTGAAGAGGAACACCCAGAGGACTACTACGAAGGAAAGAATGCGCGTCCCGGTCACATAATGGCTGGCTTGGACGTCCACCGGCCTTCTTGGGAGACCCTTATCGAACAGATACTTATCCGATCACGAGTTTGCGTGGTGCGTGCTTCAAGCGGACAGGGCAAATCGACTTTGTTGTACCGTTATGCCTATCGTCATTATCATCCCGAGACGACCTTTCTCGTAAAAGTATTGGATAACGAGAACCTGATCGGGCCCATGAAACAAGCGATCTTATCCCGGAAACGTCTTGGGTTACCAATCCTTGTACTTATAGATAATCTTGGCACCAATCTTCGCTTGTGGCACCGGCTTGTCTCAGAACTGGCAGGTCAGGAAGTCTGTTTTTTAATCACAGTTCGCGAAGAAGACTGGTATCGCTACTCAGGGGAAGCAGAAGGTTTTGTGTGGGAAGTTATAACACCTGAACTCTCAATTAGTGAGGCACGGGAAATATTCGATGAGCTGCGAAAGCGGGATAAGGTGGCACATGGTGTTACGTCGGCTGAGTCAGCTTTTGATCAGATCGCCGGCCCTAATCTCTTGATAGAATTTGTCTATCTATTAACACATGGGCAGATGCTTGCCGAGAGACTCGAAGGTCAGGTTAAGGAAATCCTGCGACTGGGAGAGGATAGAAACAAACTTCAAGTGCTCCGTCTAATCAGTGTGGCGCAAATGTACGGTACTAGAGTAAAAGTTGAAGACATTTTAAGGTTCATTGATTTTGATAATGACGCTGATGCAGTGCTTCAATCGCTGGAAAGGGAATATGTTGTATTTGAGGATGGCAAATGCGAAGGTCTTCACCTAGTTCGTTCAAAGCACTTGGTGCCCTTACTTCACAAGTTGGTTCCCGTTAGTAAAACAATAGAAAATCTGATTAGTTTGCTCGATTTGGACAGTCTCGAGTCTTTTATTGTCAATACAATCACTGATCAGGCTATTTCTGATTCATTTTTGGTAAATGCATTGGCAGAACGATTTCGAGGCACCAACATAGAAATCATCAACAGAGTCTGCGCTATTCTGTTTGCGGCAAGCGAAAGAAAATACTATCAAACTCACCAGTTTCTATTTGACAAAGCATTCGAAGAAATCGGGAGCTCTGGGATTTTTATGCTTGGTACAGCGACCTTGCCTTTCCAAACGGTAGACTTGCTTGGGACGTTAAAGGAAATAGTTGGAGCAGAAAATGAAAATCTACAGACTCTATCCCGGTTATCGGAACGATTCGTCACTAGACAATGGAACGAACGTGTAGAAAGGAAATTCCTTATGATCATCCTCGATTCCATCCACTCCGAGCATGTTTGGTCAGGATTTTCGCATATCGGGGAATTATTGGGCTGGTGTCAGGCGATTGGGCTGAGTGCAGCAAACATAGTTGGTTACATTACCAAGCTGGACTGGCGAGAAAAAATTTTTCAAGCAGACATTTTATCCGCATCCAATCTCTTAATGGCTCTTCACAAATATGCTTTTGAAAAATACGAGTCACTATTGAAATCGGACAAATTAAGACTAACGAGCTATTTCAAGCTGGTGAGCAATACTGTAAAGGTCGAAGAGCGAAACAACGATATTTACATTGAGTTTATTGTAGACCAAGAGTCAGATATGTCGAAGGCACATGAGGAAGCCCTAAACAGGCTTCGATTACTACGGAAATTCTTCCCTGACTATGCAAATTATTGTACCCAAGGTATTTATCCCGCTGCATATGGCACTAAAATGCCAGTTGATGATACAACAAAGGCAATACCGGCCGAGACACTGATATTGGAAGATCACGCAGAACTAAATGGTATATATTTGAAAATGCTTGATTCTTGTTACTCTGCTCAATCCCCTTTTGAGTGGCAAGAACAATGGTTCACAACGCGGAGAGAGATTCTCAATTTCGTGGAGAAATGCATAACATTCTATGAGGAGCTTTTCAGGGGCAAGATAAGGAACATAGGTCCCCTAGATAATGGTTTAAGAAACGCATTCATAAAAGCAAGGCAGATAAAAAAACCGCCGCGGTCAATATCTGAGAGATTCAATAATGAAGAAAAGAGTTTGAATGATTGGATTGAAAGCGTTAGAAATTTCTTAGTGCAGTTCTCTCAACATGACCCAAATGACAAGAACAATAAATTCAACTTCCTCGCAAGGCTTAATTTCAAAGACTCGGTTGCGAAAATGCCTCGTTTACAGGAGGGGTTTCGGAAAATAATATCAGGGACGTTACAATACTTTGATTTTGCGGAATTGGAAAAACAAGAGAATCGTTCTTATGTCTATCTTGGCGAAATTCTGGACTATAGATTTGAGCAACCCATACATGCTACAGCTAATTTACCTAAAGCAATCGTACAGTTCCGAGAACAGCGGTACAAAACCTTTGCGCAAGCGGTTCGGACAACCATGGGACCTCTCGAAAGGCAAGGCTTTTCCTTTATTTACCCCAAGGGTTTTGTATCCGAACACCCCCTGATTGGCTTGGCGCTTGCGTTTGAGGTTATTGACTTTGAACGTATACTGGACCAAATATTATTAATGATCCCTAATCTGGCCTCCTTCCCATTGGAATGTCACTTTGTCTATCTTATGCCCCTATTAAATGGACGCCGCTATACACCAATGGTTTTCAGAATAAGTTTTAGCAATATACAAGATATTGCCGAAGGGAAACTAGATGGCAAGGAGTGGGCACTACTTCCAGTAGAACCGCCATCAACAATATTCAATGTATTGGAAAGCATTAGTAGAACATCTATGGTTGAGGTTGAGATGCTATCTTTGTTCCATGATATACGAAGTAGGCTTATCGTTGTTCAAAATACACTCTATTTTGTTGTAAGTAACCTCGACAAAGACAAACCCTTCGAATCACAATTACAACAGAAGTATTTTAGAAACATTCATGGACAGATAACAAACATTCAATCGCAAGCATCCGTGTTTATGACGGAAGTTTCTGAATTTTCGGAATATGGAACTGCTAAGGCTCAATGGACAGCCTTTAGCCAGACCTGCCTAGATATACTAAACAAATCCATTGAGGATACATGCAATGCTGACCATGTCATGTTTAAACCGGTCAGCACTATGCAGGAAACCACAGCTGATCGCCTGTTCAATGCCTATCTCAACGCCAAATATCTTATGCGGGATGATTAAATAAGCTGAGTATTCCTAAGGAAGTATTTTTTTGATTTTTGATTGATAACGGCAAAACCTCCAGACCCAACCCCTGACATTTGAATTGGCCCATAATACCCTTATTAAATCAACCTGTTCTATCCGATAAAGAGGGGATACCTTTTGGCAAGACCGTTGCGTATCTGGTATGAACATAGCTTTTATCATATTATAGCTGTGACCTATCTTCCAAAAACTGTACAACCTGAAAGTAGAGATTGGGTATAATAATACACATACGGCTTACAGGAGGACATAGACATGAAAGCAAACAGAAACGGTCTCACGCCTGCATGAAAAATCCTTCCGTCGATGAAATTACCGATGTTTGGAGATAACGCTTTAATTTGCCGAAGGCAAAACAATTGTTATGAATCACCCCGAGGTAAATTACAAGATATTTAAATCCGAGGGGCAAGAAAAAGGTGCGGTACCACGGAGATTAATCAGCAAATGGAGTTTTCTTTTTAGCGGGGAGAAGATATTTATATAGTTGTGGACTTTCGGTGTCAATATTCAATTGTCAAAGGACTGGCCCTGATGGTCTCCTTAACAACCGGTGACTCCGGGTTTCCTCTTATACTTTTCCTGGGTGGGATATAAGAGCCTGAACACGACGTTCTATTTCACTCTTTGGAAGAGCCCCAACAGCTTTGTCAAAGATATTGCCCCGGTCATAAAAATAAATGGCCGGTACACCGCGGATGCCGTGTTGCGAAGCCGTCTGAGGCGAGGCGTCCACATTAACCCTGGTAAATTTGACCTTTCCTGCGTACTTTGAAGCCAGTTCATCCAGAACCGGCGCCTGAGTTCGGCAATGGCCTCACCAGGGAGCTGTGAATTCAACGAGCACAGACCCCGGAAAGGTCTTTACTTCCGCATCAAAGTTCCAGTCAGAAACATCAACGGGCCTGTTGGGATACACTTGTGTAGATGTAAGCCGCGCTCCGCACTTTCCACAGATACCATGCTCCCCCTTTCTGTCGGCAGGGATGCGGTTTTTTGTTCCACACTGAGGGCAACGGACTATAATACTCTCGTTCATAAAAGCTCCTTATCAGTTCGCAATAAAAAGCTGTCTACCGGCTCCATAATTGTCTCAATACACTTCATACCTAACAATATAAGTCCTATTTTCCTGATTGCAATATTTATGGGGCTCACGTCGCCCCCTCCACCAGCCAAGCTGCCGGAGCCTCCCCTTCTCGCTCACCGTGTGAGCTATTTAGCGCTTTGACACTATGTACGCCTACGTCCGGATACCCGCTTGCGGGTGTTCCCTTGCCGCCTTGATTGCCCCGCGAGCTAAAGCGGGGTAAGTCATTGCATCCTTGATTTAGAATTGGAATTACATCTGAATTCTGCTTCAACTTCAAAGCACACCACATGAGATAAATAATGGAAAAAGAGGTTGATGAATATCGAAGAGAAGAGTTAAAATATATCTTAAAGAATTATGAAAAGAAATACAGGGGGTTGCATATGCCTACCACAAATAAACAAAGGTTTGATGATATTAAGATCAAAGAATTTGTTACCGATACAAAAGGAAAAAAAATAGGCGTCACAATTGATATAAAAGAATATACAAGGTTGAGCAAGATTCTCAAGCTTATCCCGCAGAATGAATCCTGGCTTTATGAAAACGAATACGCGCTTGAAAGTGTACATAAGGGGCTGCAAGATGCGGCCCAAGGAAAAATATCAAAACTTGATCTAAAAAAACTTTAGGATCGTTATTTGTTTGACATCTATCTCACAGATGAAGCAAGTAATCAATTAACCACTTTAAAAAACGACAAAGGTCTGACAAAGAGATATAAAGCGGTGCGGAAATCTATTTTATTTCTTGCAGAAGATCCCAGACATCCAGGACTATCAACACATGAATTCACTACGATGAAAGGTCCCAAAGGCGAAAAAATCTTTGAAGCTTACGCCGAACAAAAGATCCCTGCTGCTTATCGTGTTTTCTGGTATTACGGCCCTGATAAAAACATGATTACCATTGTTGCCATAACCCCTCACCCATAAACACATAAACAAAGGGAAAAAACCAGAGGAAGGAAGCGCGAAGTATGGGAAATGAAGAAATCCTTCTTCATTTCCGCCGGATTTACATAAGTGTATATGTGAATCCGGCTTGAGTGGGCAGCGGCATGGCAGGGATGTTTCAGATTCGGATGGGCTGTGAGCTTTGCAGGCCGTAATCGTACTGAACGTACGATGGAGGATCGCAAGGTGAAGCAGAGCGCCGAAGATGAATATTTTGCTCAATACTGCCCCTCGCAATGAAACCTTACCAATCATGCCGCCTGACCGACCAGGAGAAAAGAGCTAAAAATAACCATGAAATAAGACAGATTAAGGCCACTTTCTTGAGTGATGCAGGTCATTGTTTGAATGGCAACGCCATTCATCAGTCCATTTTTAGCTTGAGACTTTATTGGTCAAGACTTGTATCCACTGCGGCAGCGGCAATTCCTGCTTCACAGCCACATTCTCATTTTCGCAGCTGGGACATTTCAGCTCCCTCTTATTCTATTCGTAAACCAGAAATGAAGCGTCCATGGCCCCACACTCACATACTTTTATATATTTGACTTTTCCCTTGCAAACTCATAAATACTGCAATATAATACATGTACTGCACAAAAATAGTAATTAATGTGCAGTGAGTGTTTATAAATGAAAGAAATTGTATTAGCCCACAGAGCAGAGAGAGATATGCTTTTAACAGGGGACTATGTTCCCAGAGAAGGGCTCCATACTGCACGCCAGAGCATAGAAAACAACCTTATTAAGGTAATCCTGGGGCCAAGAAGAGCAGGAAAATCTGTTTTCTCCATACAACTGCTTCAGGGAATTGACTTTGCCTATCTGAACTTCGATGACGAAAGACTTCTCCGGGTAACCGATTATGATGAGTTTATCAAAACAATCAGAGAGGTCTATGGGGAAACACGCTATCTGTTATTTGATGAAATTCAGAACCTTAAGGATTGGGAATTGTTCATCAACAGGCTTCAGCGCCAGGGATTTAATATCGTGATTACAGGATCGAATGCCCATCTTTTAAGCAGGGAGCTTTCAACCCATCTGACAGGCAGATTTATTCAGTTTCAGATACTTCCCTTCTCTTTCAGGGAATTTTTGCAGGCAAATAATTTCCCTATCGATGACACACTTGAACTAAAGGAAAGACAGGGGCTCCTCCTCGGCTATCTTGATGAATATATCGGTAAAGGCGGTTTTCCTGAAGTTGTCGCGAAGCATGTTGAACCCAGGAACTACCTTACTACGCTATTTGAAAGTATCCTTTTTAAGGATATTGCGAAACGATATAATGTGCGGTATTCACAGAAACTCTATGACCTCGGCCATTATCTTGTGACAAATCACTCAGGCGAATTCAGTTACACAAGGCTGAAAAATATACTCGATTTCAGAAGTGTCCATACTGTAGAAAATTATGTGAAGTATCTTTCTGAGGCATTTCTAATATTTGCCGTGGACAGGTTTTCATTTAAACTCAAGGAACAGTTGAAATCTCCCAAAAAAGTCTACTCATATGATACCGGTATGGCAAAATCGGTAAAATTTGCCGTTACCCCTGATGCAGGAAAATTCATGGAAAATATTGTTGCTGTTGAGCTGTTGAGAAAAGGCATTGAACCTTATTACTACAAAACAAATACCGGAAAAGAAATTGATTTTATTGTCAGGCAAGGGACCACAATAAGTGAGTTAATTCAGGTTTGTTATGACATACAAAACTATCAGACAAAAAAACGTGAAGTGGATGCCCTTCTAAAATCCAGCAAAGAGCTTGGTTGCAACATTCTCACCGTTCTTACCTGGGACTTTGAAAGCAAAGAAGATCATTCAGGCGTAGAGATTGCCTTCGTACCACTTTGGAAATGGCTCTTAAATCTTACCAAAAAGTAAACGCATAACTTCAATATCCAAATTGCTTGATGTTTTTTCTATTATTCTGGCCGAGGGGATTTGCCCCGCGTCTTCACGCAGGGTGAACATTATGATGCATGACGCAAAGGTTCTGCATAAGACCGATATCGGCTGTAAGAGCTTTAAATATCTTGGAGGAAGCAGAGGCGCCCAAAGGTAATCCTTCGGGGTTTGCAGATGGGACTTTTCGTATTACACCGGCAAGGCTTAATACTTCAAATGCCCGTTTTAAAGTAGGATTTGAGAATCCCTCGCCAGGGCGGGCATATTTTATTTGCTGTCCCACGCTCCTGGAAAGAGCGGTGAAAACATTGTTCAAACCGGCAAAAATACATAATCAGCTCTCTTCCAGAGCCATCAGTTCTGTATTGGTCAGCCGCAGACGCTGCGAGATTGTGTATGCCAGACGTTCAAAGAACATACCGGCAATTTCGGGATGGGCCTTGACAATCTTTTCAAACTGGTTTCGGGAAAGGATATAGAGCATTATTTCGTCTACTGCAACGGCTTCAGCAGAACGTGCCCCTTTGTCAAGAAATGACATCTCACCAAAAAAATCTCCCCGTGATAAGGTCACAAGGTGATGAGCCGTACCTCCGGCCAATGGCAAGCCTATTTTTACTGCACCTTTGCGAATAAAATATATCTTATCGCTCTGGTCCCCCATTGAGAAAACCTTCTCATCTGCCTGAAATGTTTTTTCCGTCATGGTAGCAGAGAGCTTTTCAATAGCAGCAGCAGAAAATCCGGAGAAGAATTCGAATTCAGGCAAGTTCAGGATATGAAAATCGTCTTTTCTGCCGTCGGATGATGCGTTAATGATTTCATCCTCAATCCATTCCAGGGCAGAGTCCAGGTCCGGATAAAACTTAAGATTCCCGCCTGTTTCAGTAAAACCAAGGCCGGCGAGATATTTCTTTACATTCTGTCCTGTAGGAAGATTCCTGGGAATTGAAGAAAGAACGAGATAACCTTTTTTCTTTTTAACGCGGTTATGGATTTGCTTGAGCATATTGGCGGCCGTAAAATCAAGGGATTGAACCCGGCGCATGTCCAGAACTACAAAGGAACATTCTGCAAGATGTGATTCGAGTTCCGTCAAAAGCTGATCCGTTGTACCAAAAAAGAGCTGGCCCTGAAGCTCGCAGATAATTGTGTTTTTCCCGTGTGACTCAAGAATTGAAAGCTCGGCAGTGATGCGGCGTTTTTTGGAAAACTTCTGATTGCCGAATAATTTCCGTCTTATAACAGAAGAGCGAATCTGTTCCCTTAGAAACAAAACTATTGCCAGCGCGGTTCCGACACCGGCTGCAGCAATCAGGCTCATGCTGACGGCAGAGATTACAACTGCCAGGATCACAAGAAAATCAAAAACAGTGGATCTGTGTTTTAACAGTTGCAGGCTTTGTATGTCGAGCATGCGCACAGCTATAACAATCAAAACTCCAGCCAGGGCAGCCAGGGGAATCCATGCCATAAGTTTTCCAAGAAGAAGGAGAACTAAACCGGCGAAAACACCGGCGAAAACACCGGATAAACGCGTACGTCCGCCGCTTGCAATGTTTACTAAAGTAGGGCCCATTGTTCCTGAACCTGGAATACCTCCAATGAGAGATGAACCGATATTGCCGAGACCCTGGCCAATTAGTTCCTTGTTTGAATTATGGCGGGAATGGGTCATGACATCAATAATCACACATGTTTTTAATGTGTCGATGGAAAGAAGAACAGCCAGCGTCAAAAGCGGAATAACAAGCATGGCAAGACCTTTGGCATCAATGGCGCTAAAATAGGTCCACTGTTTTACTCCAGCTTCGAATGCGCCGAACCCTGATGAAGATATTGGCCCGATAATCAGAGGGTTATCGGCAAGCACTAATAACGCCGGGTTAAAAATAGCCAGAACAAAATAAGCGCATATACCGGAAAGCAAGGCAACTATGGCAGCAGGGATAAATTTGAGGAATCTGGGAGCAACCAACATAGCTGCAATGGTAACAAACCCGATAAATATGCTCGTCCCGTTCCACAAAATAGGTTCTAAAAAACCTTGCAGAAGATTGATATCTTTTGGGAGCCCCAAAAATTTAGGCAATTGCCCAATGAAAATCAAAATCCCTACACCGCCAAGATAACCGGCTACAACAGGATAGGGAATATACTTGATAAATTTACCGCCGCCGAAACTGCCGGCTAAAAGTTGGATAACACCTGCCATGAGGGCGACAAGAGCCACATAAAGCGGCACAGCCTCCAACGGCACTGCTCCGCTTTTGACAAGCTGGGCAACGAAAACAGCAAGTACGGCAGCCGCAGGGGCACAAGGGGCTGTAATAAGCCGCGGCGTCCCGCCAAAAAGAGACGCAATGAGCCCGAGGGCAACTGCGCCTGTCATGCCGGCAATAACTGCCTTACCGGCATATTGTGAACCGAGAGGAGAATAAATGATTATCCCGAAAGCAATGGCTGAAGGCAGGGCTACAAGCATAGCAGTAAGGCCGCCAAGAATGTCTCCTGTCAGGCGACCGGATAAGCGCCGTTTTTTTCTCATAACCCTTATTCTAATCCTAAATCAAGGATGAAATCAAGGCGGCAAGGAAGAGGCGCCGTAGGCGTACTATGACAGTACGTCGGAGGAGCCAATGACGAAGCCAACGATGATAGCGACTTGATTTAAAATTAGAATTACTCCTGTTTCATTGATGGAATGAAGATATGACACACGTTATGTTATCAAGATTCGCATGATTTGTATAGTGAAGCAAAAACCTAAAGCCGTGATTTTGTCTTCCTCCGG contains:
- a CDS encoding ATP-binding protein — protein: MKEIVLAHRAERDMLLTGDYVPREGLHTARQSIENNLIKVILGPRRAGKSVFSIQLLQGIDFAYLNFDDERLLRVTDYDEFIKTIREVYGETRYLLFDEIQNLKDWELFINRLQRQGFNIVITGSNAHLLSRELSTHLTGRFIQFQILPFSFREFLQANNFPIDDTLELKERQGLLLGYLDEYIGKGGFPEVVAKHVEPRNYLTTLFESILFKDIAKRYNVRYSQKLYDLGHYLVTNHSGEFSYTRLKNILDFRSVHTVENYVKYLSEAFLIFAVDRFSFKLKEQLKSPKKVYSYDTGMAKSVKFAVTPDAGKFMENIVAVELLRKGIEPYYYKTNTGKEIDFIVRQGTTISELIQVCYDIQNYQTKKREVDALLKSSKELGCNILTVLTWDFESKEDHSGVEIAFVPLWKWLLNLTKK
- a CDS encoding DUF6516 family protein; the protein is MATELVHHTKVTDEKGNTLEIKIWKISKPTKDKPHGYRYSLAYIVDGKRVVGYDNGERKGDHRHMGNKQEDYEFTSIDRLFNDFFEDVRRFLK
- a CDS encoding MarR family transcriptional regulator, coding for MKAKKVIVGIKGVKEALDEAKDVLKKVAKNEKVKKEVGVYFSSFEAFRKALTPKRLELLHTIKTDNPKSINELARITKRDIKNVADDIKYLEQIGFIEKRVGEKEIKPSISYDMIALEIAI
- a CDS encoding SLC26A/SulP transporter family protein, giving the protein MRKKRRLSGRLTGDILGGLTAMLVALPSAIAFGIIIYSPLGSQYAGKAVIAGMTGAVALGLIASLFGGTPRLITAPCAPAAAVLAVFVAQLVKSGAVPLEAVPLYVALVALMAGVIQLLAGSFGGGKFIKYIPYPVVAGYLGGVGILIFIGQLPKFLGLPKDINLLQGFLEPILWNGTSIFIGFVTIAAMLVAPRFLKFIPAAIVALLSGICAYFVLAIFNPALLVLADNPLIIGPISSSGFGAFEAGVKQWTYFSAIDAKGLAMLVIPLLTLAVLLSIDTLKTCVIIDVMTHSRHNSNKELIGQGLGNIGSSLIGGIPGSGTMGPTLVNIASGGRTRLSGVFAGVFAGLVLLLLGKLMAWIPLAALAGVLIVIAVRMLDIQSLQLLKHRSTVFDFLVILAVVISAVSMSLIAAAGVGTALAIVLFLREQIRSSVIRRKLFGNQKFSKKRRITAELSILESHGKNTIICELQGQLFFGTTDQLLTELESHLAECSFVVLDMRRVQSLDFTAANMLKQIHNRVKKKKGYLVLSSIPRNLPTGQNVKKYLAGLGFTETGGNLKFYPDLDSALEWIEDEIINASSDGRKDDFHILNLPEFEFFSGFSAAAIEKLSATMTEKTFQADEKVFSMGDQSDKIYFIRKGAVKIGLPLAGGTAHHLVTLSRGDFFGEMSFLDKGARSAEAVAVDEIMLYILSRNQFEKIVKAHPEIAGMFFERLAYTISQRLRLTNTELMALEES